The DNA sequence TGCATCAACTGGTCCGATGTATTCCTTAGGAACAGATCCCCCAACTGTAGAGTTTACGAACTGGTATCCAGCTCCTGGCTCTTGAGGGAACATTCTAATTTTAACATGACCGTACTGACCACGTCCACCAGACTGTTTAGCATATTTATGCTCGATATCAACAGGGTTCTTAATTGTTTCACGATAAGCAACCTGAGGTGCTCCAACGTTAGCTTCTACTTTGAATTCTCTAAGCAGACGGTCAACGATGATTTCAAGGTGAAGCTCACCCATACCACCGATAATAGTCTGTCCAGTTTCTTCATCAGTACGAACTCTAAATGTAGGATCTTCTTCTGAAAGTCTTTGAAGTGCCACACCCATTTTTTCCTGAGCAGCTTTTGATTTTGGCTCAATAGCTACGTGGATAACTGGCTCTGGGAATTCCATAGACTCAAGAATAATTGGGTGATCTGGATCACAAAGAGTATCACCAGTTGTAGTGTCCTTAAGACCTACAGCAGATGCGATATCTCCAGCATATACTTCAGAGATTTCTTCTCTTGTGTTAGCATGCATCTGAAGGATACGTCCAATTCTTTCTTTTTTATTCTTAGTAGAGTTGATTACATAAGAACCAGATTTTAGTACTCCTGAATAAACTCTAAAGAAAGCAAGCTTTCCAACAAATGGGTCAGCCATTATTTTAAATGCAAGAGCTGCAAAAGGCTCTTCATCTGAAGAGTGTCTTTCTGCTTCTTCTCCATCTAGAAGTACTCCTTTAATAGCTGGAATATCAAGTGGAGATGGCATATACTCAACTACTGCATCTAGAACTAGCTGAACACCTTTATTTCTGTAAGCTGTTCCACAGAATACTGGATTAACTTCACAAGCGATTACACCTTTTCTAAGTGCAGCCTTAAGCTCTTCTATAGAGATTTCTTCTCCTTCAAGGAACTTCATTGTTAAGTCTTCATCTAACTCAGCTATAGTTTCTACCATTTTTTCTCTGTATTCTTCTGCTAGAGCTTTCATATCTTCTGGGATTTCAACTATGTCAACTTCTTGACCTTTGTCATCCTTGTACATATAAGCCTTCATAATCATAAGGTCGATTATTCCAGTAAATGTATCTTCAGCGCCTATAGGAAGATGTAGAGCTACTGCATTAGATCCTAATCTATCTTTCATCATCTGAACAACTCTTAAAAAGTCTGCTCCTATGATATCCATTTTATTAACGAATGCAATTCTTGGAACGTTGTAGTTATTTGCTTGTCTCCATACGTTCTCAGATTGTGGCTCAACTCCACCTTTCGCACAAAATACAGCTACAGCTCCATCTAGAACTCTAAGAGATCTTTCAACCTCAACTGTAAAATCTACGTGGCCCGGAGTATCTATAATGTTAATTCTATGATCTTTCCACTCAGCAGTTGTAGCAGCAGAAGTAATTGTTATACCTCTTTCTTTCTCCTGCTCCATCCAGTCCATTTGAGAAGCTCCTTCGTGAGTCTCTCCAATTTTATGGGTTTTTCCTGTGTAGAATAGAATTCTCTCTGTCGTGGTAGTCTTACCCGCATCTATGTGGGCCATGATACCAATGTTTCTAGTTCTTTCTAAAGGAAACTTTCTTGACACGTATTACACTCCTTTCTGGCAAAACAAACACAATTTTACCAACGATAATGAGCAAATGCTCTATTTGCTTCTGCCATTTTGTGGGTGTCTTCTTTCTTCTTAACTGAAGCACCTGTACCGTTAGCGGCATCCATAATCTCTTTAGCTAGCTTATCAGTCATCCCTTTTTCGCCTCTAAGTCTAGTGTATTTCACTAACCATCTAAGTCCTAGAGTCTCTCTTCTGTCAGGTCTAACTTCGATTGGAACTTGATAGTTAGCTCCACCTACTCTTCTAGCCTTAACTTCTAGTACAGGCATGATATTATTCATAGCTTTGTCGAAAACCTCTAATGGATCTTCACCAGTCTTCTCTTTTATAATATCAAACGCACCATATACAATCTTTTGTGATGTACCTTTTTTTCCATCTAGCATAACTTTATTTATTAATTTTGTCACAACCTTGCTTGCGTACATAGGATCTGGCAAAATTTCTCTCTTTGGAACATTACCTTTTCTTGGCACTTTACTTCCCTCCTTAATAATCTAATTTATTAGATCATCGGTACTCGACATAAGCCGTTTCTATGTCGCGGGCGCCTGTTATATATATAATAAACGCACCGAACAATACTCAACTATTTCTTAGCAGCTTTTGGTCTCTTTGCACCGTACTTTGATCTTGCTTGCATTCTCTTGTCTACTCCTGATGTATCTAGCGTTCCTCTCACAATGTGATAACGAACCCCTGGTAAGTCTTTTACTCTTCCTCCTCTGATTAGAACAACACTATGCTCTTGCAGATTGTGTCCTTCTCCTGGGATATAAGCTGAAACTTCCATTTGATTTGTCAGTCTAACTCTGGCAACTTTTCTTAACGCTGAGTTAGGTTTTTTAGGAGTAACAGTCTTTACTGACGTACAAACTCCTCTTTTTTGTGGAGCAGATATCTCTGTTCCTTTTTTTCTAAGAGAGTTAAATCCTCTTTGAAGAGCTGGAGCAGTAGATTTTTTCTCTACTTCTTCTCTTCCCTTACGAATTAACTGACTAATGGTTGGCATTCGCGCACCTCCTTTTAAATTATTTGTTTTTTTGCACAGCCAACTGCTTTGAGTATTGCTACCGTCGCTAAAGAATTCATATGTAAATTCAAAAGCCTTCTAATAGCTTGGTTAAAAAAATTATTTGACCAGTGTAATGAAATTAGCAGTCCCCTTAAGGAGTCTGCTAATTTACACACTGTTATATTTTACCACCAGGTTTGGTAGTAGTCAACATATTTAATCTACAAAATTCTCTATTTTTTGCTCTTTAGAGTCTGGCTTAACCATATCAGGCGTAGAAATTTCTATTGTCTTATATCTCTTCATGCCTGTACCTGCTGGAATAAGCTTTCCGATAATAACATTTTCTTTTAGTCCAATTAGATTGTCCTTCTTGCCTTTTATAGCTGCCTCAGTAAGAACTCTTGTAGTTTCCTGGAATGATGCCGCTGACAAGAATGATTCTGTCGCAAGAGATGCTTTAGTGATACCAAGCAGAACTCTTTTTATAGTAGCTGGTTGTAAGCCATTTTCAACTGCATTTTCATTTATGCGTCTTAGTTCTAAGATATCAACTAAAGCTCCAGGAAGAAGGTTTGTATCTCCTGATTCTTCTACTTTTACCTTAGAAAGCATTTGTCTTATTATGATTTCAATGTGTTTATCATTGATATCAACACCCTGAAGTCTATATACCCTTTGAACCTCTTTAACTATATAATCTTGAACCCCAGTTACTCCATTAACTCTAAGGATATCATGAGGATTAATAGATCCTTGTGTAAGTGGTTCTCCGGCTTTAACTTTAGCACCATCTTTTACTTTCATTCTAGAGCCATAAGGAATAGTGTAGTTCTTTTCTTCCCCTGAATCTGTGGTAACTATAGCTTCTTTCTTTCTTCCAGTTTCTTCTATTCTAACAGTTCCTGCAACCTCAGTAATAACAGCAAGTCCTTTAGGCTTTCTACCTTCGAAAAGCTCTTCAACCCTCGGAAGACCTTGCGTGATATCTCCTCCAGCAACTCCACCTGTATGGAAGGTACGCATTGTAAGCTGAGTACCCGGCTCACCGATTGACTGCGCCGCAATAATACCTACAGCTTCACCTACATTTACTTCTTTTCCTGTTGCTAGGTTACGTCCGTAGCATTTAGCACAGATACCTTTTTTAGCTTTACAGTTAAGAGGTGTACGTATTTTTAGATATTCAATACCAGCTGCAACAATTTTTTCAGCATCAGTTTCTTGAATCATTTCCCCTGCTGGAACAATTAGTTCATTAGTTTCCGGATGAATTACATTCTCTAGTGCATATCTTCCTGCGATACGATCGAATAGACCTTCTATTTCCTCGTTCCCGTCTTTAAATGCACTTACTTCTATTCCTTCATTTGTCTCACAATCAAGCTCTCTTACGATAACGTCCTGTGATACGTCAACAAGTCTTCTTGTTAGGTATCCAGAGTCAGCTGTACGAAGTGCTGTATCGGCTAGACCTTTACGGGCACCGTGAGAAGATGTAAAGTACTCAAGGACAGATAGTCCTTCACGGAAGTTCGATTTAACTGGGATTTCAACTGTTTTACCAGATGCATTCGCCATAAGACCACGCATACCAGCAAGCTGTCTAATCTGGTTTTTAGAACCCCTTGCTCCAGATACCGCCATGATGTTGATGTTATTAAGAGGACCTAGTTTCTTCATAAGAGCATCAGTTACTTCTTCAGTAGTTTTAGCCCAAGTCTCTATTACTCTTTCATATCTCTCATCATCAGACATAAGTCCTCTTCTGAAGTTCTTTTCATACTTTTCAACTTTTTGCTCAGCTTCTCTTATCAGTGCGTATTTCTCTTCTGGAATCTCCATATCTGCAACTGAAACAGATATAGCCGCTCTAGTAGAGAACTTAAATCCAAGATTTTTAATATTGTCAAGCATGATAGCAGTCATGGTATTTCCATGTGTTCTAAAACACTTGTCAATAACCTTTCCTATCATTTTCTTGTCTAATACAAAATCAACCTCAAGAGCATAAGGCTCTTTCTCTCTATCTACATATCCCAAATCTTGTGGGATATTTTCATTAAAGATAAATCTTCCAACAGTACTCTCAACAAGTCTTCCTGGATCATCTGAAGATTTCTTAACTTTCACTTTTACTCTAGCATGAAGATGAACTTGATGATTTTCATAAGCAAGCATCATTTCAGTGAAGTCCTTAAATACAGAGCCTTCTCCTATAACACCCTTTTCTTCAATAGTAAGGTAGTAAGTACCAAGTACCATATCCTGAGTAGGAGTAGTGATAGGCGCTCCATCTTTAGGCGCTAGTATATTGTTTGGAGAAAGCATTAAGAATCTTCCCTCAGCTTGTGCTTCTACTGAAAGAGGCACGTGGACAGCCATCTGGTCTCCATCAAAGTCTGCATTATAAGCAGTACATACAAGTGGATGAAGCTTTATTGCTTTACCCTCGACTAAAACTGGCTCAAATGCTTGTATTCCTAGTCTATGCAGAGTCGGAGCACGGTTTAGAAGTACTGGATGCCCTTTAATTACTTCTTCTAAAATATCCCAAACCTCTGGTTTAATTTTTTCAACCATACGCTTGGCACTTTTTATGTTGTGTGCGTAATTTTTCTTAACTAGCTCATTCATTACAAACGGCTTAAATAGTTCTAACGCCATCTTTTTTGGAAGTCCACACTGATAAAACTTCAGCTCTGGTCCAACTACTATAACCGAACGGCCAGAATAGTCAACACGTTTTCCTAGAAGGTTCTGACGGAAACGTCCTTGCTTTCCTTTTAGCATGTCAGAAAGAGACTTAAGAGGTCTGTTTCCAGGACCAGTTACTGGTCTTCCTCTTCTTCCGTTGTCTATAAGAGCATCGACTGCCTCTTGAAGCATTCTTTTTTCATTTCTCACAATGATATCAGGTGCTCCAAGCTCAAGAAGTCTTTTTAGACGGTTATTTCTGTTTATTACTCTTCTATATAAATCATTTAAGTCAGAAGTTGCAAATCTTCCTCCATCAAGCTGTACCATAGGTCTAAGGTCTGGAGGAATAACTGGAACTACATCTAAAATCATCCAAGTAGGATCATTTCCAGACTGTCTAAATGCTTCAACTACTTCTAATCTTCTTATAGTCTTAATTCTTTTTTGCCCAGTAGCATCCTTAAGCTTAGCTCTAAGTTCTTTTGAAAGCCTTTCAAGGTCAACTTTTTTAAGTATTTCTTGAACAGCTTCAGCACCCATCATAGCTTTGAACGCTTTATGACCATGAGTCTCAAGAGCCTCTCTGTAATCTTTTTCGTTAAGAAGCTGATTTTCGGATAGGTTAGTCTCGCCTGGGTCAATTACAACATAAGATGCAAAATAAAGAATCTTCTCTAGTACTCTAGGTGACATATCTAGAAGGAGTCCCATACGAGATGGGATTCCTTTAAAATACCAAATATGAGAAACCGGAGCAGCTAGCTCTATATGTCCCATTCTTTCTCTTCTTACCTTTGATCTTGTAACCTCAACTCCGCAGCGGTCACAAACTATGCCCTTGTGTCTTGCTC is a window from the Acetoanaerobium noterae genome containing:
- the fusA gene encoding elongation factor G; translated protein: MSRKFPLERTRNIGIMAHIDAGKTTTTERILFYTGKTHKIGETHEGASQMDWMEQEKERGITITSAATTAEWKDHRINIIDTPGHVDFTVEVERSLRVLDGAVAVFCAKGGVEPQSENVWRQANNYNVPRIAFVNKMDIIGADFLRVVQMMKDRLGSNAVALHLPIGAEDTFTGIIDLMIMKAYMYKDDKGQEVDIVEIPEDMKALAEEYREKMVETIAELDEDLTMKFLEGEEISIEELKAALRKGVIACEVNPVFCGTAYRNKGVQLVLDAVVEYMPSPLDIPAIKGVLLDGEEAERHSSDEEPFAALAFKIMADPFVGKLAFFRVYSGVLKSGSYVINSTKNKKERIGRILQMHANTREEISEVYAGDIASAVGLKDTTTGDTLCDPDHPIILESMEFPEPVIHVAIEPKSKAAQEKMGVALQRLSEEDPTFRVRTDEETGQTIIGGMGELHLEIIVDRLLREFKVEANVGAPQVAYRETIKNPVDIEHKYAKQSGGRGQYGHVKIRMFPQEPGAGYQFVNSTVGGSVPKEYIGPVDAGLQSAMAAGILAGYPVVDVKVELYDGSYHEVDSSEMAFKMAASMAFKDGMRKANAIILEPYFKVEVVTPEDYMGDVMGDLNSRRGRIEGMEARQGGAQAINAMVPLSEMFGYSTTLRSMTQGRATYTMIFDHYEEVPASIAKKIMEEGK
- the rpsG gene encoding 30S ribosomal protein S7, which encodes MPRKGNVPKREILPDPMYASKVVTKLINKVMLDGKKGTSQKIVYGAFDIIKEKTGEDPLEVFDKAMNNIMPVLEVKARRVGGANYQVPIEVRPDRRETLGLRWLVKYTRLRGEKGMTDKLAKEIMDAANGTGASVKKKEDTHKMAEANRAFAHYRW
- the rpsL gene encoding 30S ribosomal protein S12 encodes the protein MPTISQLIRKGREEVEKKSTAPALQRGFNSLRKKGTEISAPQKRGVCTSVKTVTPKKPNSALRKVARVRLTNQMEVSAYIPGEGHNLQEHSVVLIRGGRVKDLPGVRYHIVRGTLDTSGVDKRMQARSKYGAKRPKAAKK
- the rpoC gene encoding DNA-directed RNA polymerase subunit beta', giving the protein MFELNNFESIQIGLASPEKIRQWSKGEVKKPETINYRTLKPEKDGLFCERIFGPTKDWECHCGKYKRDRARHKGIVCDRCGVEVTRSKVRRERMGHIELAAPVSHIWYFKGIPSRMGLLLDMSPRVLEKILYFASYVVIDPGETNLSENQLLNEKDYREALETHGHKAFKAMMGAEAVQEILKKVDLERLSKELRAKLKDATGQKRIKTIRRLEVVEAFRQSGNDPTWMILDVVPVIPPDLRPMVQLDGGRFATSDLNDLYRRVINRNNRLKRLLELGAPDIIVRNEKRMLQEAVDALIDNGRRGRPVTGPGNRPLKSLSDMLKGKQGRFRQNLLGKRVDYSGRSVIVVGPELKFYQCGLPKKMALELFKPFVMNELVKKNYAHNIKSAKRMVEKIKPEVWDILEEVIKGHPVLLNRAPTLHRLGIQAFEPVLVEGKAIKLHPLVCTAYNADFDGDQMAVHVPLSVEAQAEGRFLMLSPNNILAPKDGAPITTPTQDMVLGTYYLTIEEKGVIGEGSVFKDFTEMMLAYENHQVHLHARVKVKVKKSSDDPGRLVESTVGRFIFNENIPQDLGYVDREKEPYALEVDFVLDKKMIGKVIDKCFRTHGNTMTAIMLDNIKNLGFKFSTRAAISVSVADMEIPEEKYALIREAEQKVEKYEKNFRRGLMSDDERYERVIETWAKTTEEVTDALMKKLGPLNNINIMAVSGARGSKNQIRQLAGMRGLMANASGKTVEIPVKSNFREGLSVLEYFTSSHGARKGLADTALRTADSGYLTRRLVDVSQDVIVRELDCETNEGIEVSAFKDGNEEIEGLFDRIAGRYALENVIHPETNELIVPAGEMIQETDAEKIVAAGIEYLKIRTPLNCKAKKGICAKCYGRNLATGKEVNVGEAVGIIAAQSIGEPGTQLTMRTFHTGGVAGGDITQGLPRVEELFEGRKPKGLAVITEVAGTVRIEETGRKKEAIVTTDSGEEKNYTIPYGSRMKVKDGAKVKAGEPLTQGSINPHDILRVNGVTGVQDYIVKEVQRVYRLQGVDINDKHIEIIIRQMLSKVKVEESGDTNLLPGALVDILELRRINENAVENGLQPATIKRVLLGITKASLATESFLSAASFQETTRVLTEAAIKGKKDNLIGLKENVIIGKLIPAGTGMKRYKTIEISTPDMVKPDSKEQKIENFVD